The Oscillospiraceae bacterium genome contains a region encoding:
- a CDS encoding DUF4080 domain-containing protein, with translation MKKWLLVALNAKYSHTSLSVRSICSYVLKNGYNNISFFEGTINDEYFCLLNSILEKNPDVIGFSCYIWNIELVKKLVSDIKEISPHITVFLGGPEVSYNKSLFKEIPQIDFVIRGEGEIPILKLLKGEDNILGVCKSDNEYHFAEMEDMDNIPFCYEGELENLTNRAVYYETSRGCPFKCAFCISSLTKGVRTLPLKRVFSEIDLFSNLKIKRVKLVDRTFNFDKKRAKEIITYILSKKRETCFHFEIGADLLDKELMDIINKADYNTIQFEAGIQSTNYESLKLCDRTTDMVKLKDNLLYLKDSKVRIHLDLIAGLPKEDFESFKKSFDEVYSLSPKVLQVGFLKLLHGSKLREEKEKYNYKFKNTAPYEILSNDFISFFELIKIKKVDKSVDAYFNSGIFKNSLEFILNKNDISPFLFYLKLGEKMGDGKLSLKDKFEILKILYDELFGKSEEFLEYLKLDYVIKERGALPSFLNNFKTKENITKINEFLKDENNNLKIGLSESDRYKDFIKYIDFEIFNFGNKKSLYLFNRRTNDIIKMG, from the coding sequence ATGAAAAAATGGTTGCTTGTTGCACTTAATGCCAAATATTCTCATACCTCATTATCGGTAAGGAGTATATGCTCTTATGTTTTAAAAAACGGGTATAACAATATATCCTTTTTTGAGGGTACAATAAATGACGAATATTTCTGCCTATTAAATTCTATATTAGAGAAAAACCCTGATGTAATAGGGTTTTCTTGTTATATATGGAATATAGAACTTGTTAAAAAACTTGTTTCGGATATCAAAGAGATTTCTCCTCATATTACCGTGTTCCTGGGAGGTCCTGAAGTTAGTTATAACAAATCGCTTTTTAAAGAAATTCCTCAGATTGATTTTGTTATAAGAGGGGAAGGGGAAATACCCATATTAAAACTTTTAAAAGGCGAAGACAATATCTTGGGTGTTTGTAAAAGTGACAATGAATATCATTTTGCCGAAATGGAAGATATGGATAATATACCTTTTTGTTATGAAGGGGAACTTGAAAATTTAACTAACAGGGCAGTATATTATGAAACCTCAAGAGGTTGTCCTTTTAAATGTGCATTTTGTATATCTTCTTTAACAAAAGGGGTAAGAACTCTGCCTCTTAAAAGAGTATTTTCTGAAATTGACTTATTTTCTAATTTGAAAATAAAAAGAGTAAAACTTGTTGACAGAACATTTAATTTTGATAAAAAAAGAGCAAAAGAAATTATAACATATATTCTTTCTAAAAAAAGAGAAACCTGCTTCCATTTTGAGATAGGTGCAGACTTACTCGATAAAGAATTAATGGATATAATAAACAAAGCAGATTATAATACCATTCAGTTTGAAGCGGGTATCCAGTCAACCAATTATGAAAGTTTGAAACTTTGCGACCGTACAACCGATATGGTAAAACTTAAAGATAATTTATTATATCTTAAAGACAGTAAAGTAAGAATTCACTTAGATTTAATTGCCGGGCTTCCGAAAGAAGATTTTGAAAGTTTCAAAAAAAGTTTTGATGAGGTATATTCTCTTTCTCCGAAAGTGTTGCAGGTTGGATTTTTAAAACTTCTTCACGGCTCAAAATTAAGAGAAGAAAAGGAAAAGTATAATTATAAATTTAAAAATACTGCACCTTATGAAATTTTATCAAATGATTTTATTTCCTTTTTTGAACTTATTAAAATAAAAAAAGTCGATAAATCGGTAGATGCCTATTTTAACAGTGGTATTTTTAAAAATTCCCTTGAATTTATTTTAAATAAAAATGATATTTCGCCATTTTTATTCTATTTAAAGTTAGGAGAAAAAATGGGAGATGGTAAACTTTCTTTAAAAGATAAATTTGAAATTTTAAAAATTCTTTATGACGAATTATTTGGTAAGAGCGAAGAGTTTTTAGAGTATTTAAAACTTGATTATGTTATAAAAGAAAGAGGCGCTTTGCCCTCATTTTTAAATAATTTTAAAACTAAAGAAAATATAACAAAAATAAACGAATTTTTAAAGGACGAAAATAATAATTTAAAAATCGGCCTGTCTGAAAGTGACAGATATAAAGATTTTATAAAATATATTGATTTTGAAATTTTTAATTTTGGAAACAAAAAGTCACTATATCTTTTTAACAGAAGAACTAATGATATAATTAAAATGGGGTGA